In one Pseudomonas sp. SCA2728.1_7 genomic region, the following are encoded:
- a CDS encoding TetR/AcrR family transcriptional regulator, with product MSGLRERQKEQRRQVIAEAALELFKRNGFAATTLEQIAVQAGVSAPTVVNYFGGKQEILLALLKQPDEQAMREARANLDEDSDPLEALCEFEGLMTDYQLQAMPASLWRELAPFLLTGELAEAMSPWNAAVIEETKALLLHFQQAGKVRESIDLDVVATLFNQYANMAFIRLATQEVPDRAAHALHMRGVLNLLCHGMLAR from the coding sequence ATGAGCGGACTCAGAGAACGGCAGAAGGAACAGCGCCGGCAGGTGATTGCCGAGGCGGCGCTCGAGTTGTTCAAGCGCAACGGCTTTGCGGCCACCACGCTGGAACAGATCGCCGTGCAGGCGGGGGTTTCCGCGCCGACGGTGGTGAATTATTTCGGCGGCAAGCAGGAGATTCTGCTGGCCTTGCTCAAGCAACCCGACGAGCAAGCCATGCGCGAGGCGCGGGCGAATCTGGACGAGGACAGCGATCCGCTGGAGGCGCTGTGCGAGTTCGAAGGGCTGATGACCGATTACCAGCTGCAGGCGATGCCGGCTTCGCTGTGGCGGGAGTTGGCGCCGTTTCTACTGACCGGCGAACTGGCCGAAGCGATGAGCCCGTGGAATGCGGCGGTAATTGAAGAGACGAAAGCGCTGCTCCTGCATTTTCAGCAGGCCGGCAAAGTGCGCGAATCGATCGATCTCGACGTGGTGGCGACGCTGTTCAACCAGTACGCGAACATGGCGTTCATTCGTCTGGCGACGCAGGAAGTCCCGGATCGGGCCGCGCACGCCTTGCACATGCGCGGGGTTTTGAATCTGTTGTGTCACGGCATGCTTGCGCGCTGA
- a CDS encoding DUF3313 domain-containing protein: MTRTSSLSLAFAATLSLSACTSNKVEHSGFLHDYSVLAERQSPSGQPVLAWVSPALARGRYTQVYLAPSQFYPSAEPTPRIPLSTLSGVTDYYDAALRLELGKVMHLVNQPGPNTLVVRPAITQVATSTQGLRFYEWLPVTLVAAGVSTATGIRDQDSQVATEVSFEDGSTGEVIAEVVRKGTGVPLENDQQVLTADDVKVVLDGWASDLGKSYASLRR, from the coding sequence ATGACCCGCACGAGTTCGCTGTCGCTGGCCTTCGCTGCCACCCTGAGCTTGTCGGCCTGTACCAGTAACAAGGTCGAACACAGTGGGTTCCTGCATGACTACAGCGTGTTGGCCGAACGCCAGTCGCCGTCCGGCCAGCCTGTCCTGGCGTGGGTCAGCCCGGCGCTCGCCCGGGGTCGATACACTCAGGTGTATCTGGCGCCTAGTCAGTTTTACCCGAGCGCCGAGCCGACGCCGCGGATTCCGCTGAGCACGCTGTCCGGGGTCACTGACTACTACGATGCGGCGCTACGGCTGGAATTGGGCAAGGTGATGCATCTGGTCAACCAACCGGGGCCGAACACGTTGGTGGTGCGCCCCGCCATCACCCAAGTGGCGACCAGTACTCAGGGTTTGCGCTTTTATGAGTGGCTGCCCGTCACCCTCGTCGCGGCCGGTGTGAGCACGGCCACAGGCATCCGTGATCAGGACAGTCAGGTTGCCACCGAGGTGTCCTTCGAGGACGGTTCGACCGGCGAAGTGATTGCCGAAGTGGTGCGCAAAGGCACCGGTGTGCCGCTGGAGAACGACCAGCAGGTGCTGACTGCCGACGACGTCAAGGTCGTGCTGGATGGCTGGGCCAGTGACCTCGGCAAATCTTACGCATCCTTGCGCCGGTAG
- a CDS encoding AI-2E family transporter produces the protein MEDKPLIAFQSSRALLDVLIRAGLITILVLFCYDIFHPFLNVMLWALILAVTLYPLNQLLGAKLGNRYGWAAIILVLLGLVILMLPLSLLGASIADSIKGSMHTFEAGQFEIPPPPASVEGWPLIGAPLYGIWTHASQDLSWVFQELAPHLKDWSKVVLHQAAGVGAGIVVFVVALIVAGLIMHHGERGHRTAVAVTTRISGPVRGPQIAELCTATIRAVAQGVVGIAFIQMLLVGVALVVMGVPAAGVLALMVLLLGITQLPVLLITLPIVIYVFAVDGVSAGTIIFAVWMAIAGLADNVLKPMLLGRGVAVPMPVVLIGALGGMVTSGIIGLFTGPVILAVGYELFIGWVYQPADVTELLESQRKEHLP, from the coding sequence ATGGAAGACAAACCGCTGATAGCGTTTCAGAGTTCCAGAGCGCTGCTGGATGTGCTCATTCGAGCGGGGCTGATCACCATTCTGGTGCTGTTCTGTTACGACATTTTCCATCCGTTTCTCAATGTCATGCTCTGGGCGTTGATCCTGGCCGTCACGCTGTATCCGCTGAATCAGCTGCTGGGCGCGAAACTCGGCAATCGCTACGGCTGGGCGGCAATCATTCTGGTGCTGCTGGGCTTGGTGATTCTGATGTTGCCGTTAAGCCTGTTGGGCGCGTCGATCGCCGATTCGATCAAAGGCAGCATGCACACGTTCGAGGCCGGGCAGTTCGAAATTCCGCCGCCCCCGGCCAGTGTGGAAGGCTGGCCGCTGATTGGCGCGCCGCTGTACGGCATCTGGACGCATGCGTCACAGGATCTGAGCTGGGTGTTTCAGGAACTGGCGCCACACCTCAAGGACTGGAGCAAAGTGGTGTTGCATCAAGCCGCCGGTGTCGGAGCGGGCATTGTGGTGTTCGTGGTTGCCTTGATCGTCGCCGGGCTGATCATGCATCACGGCGAGCGCGGCCACCGCACAGCGGTGGCTGTCACCACACGCATTTCCGGGCCGGTGCGCGGCCCGCAGATTGCCGAACTGTGCACGGCAACCATCCGCGCCGTGGCGCAGGGCGTGGTTGGCATCGCGTTTATTCAGATGCTGCTGGTCGGCGTGGCGCTGGTGGTCATGGGCGTACCAGCGGCCGGTGTTCTCGCCTTGATGGTGTTGCTGCTGGGCATCACCCAATTGCCGGTGTTGCTGATCACGCTGCCCATCGTGATTTATGTCTTCGCCGTGGATGGGGTCAGCGCTGGCACGATTATCTTTGCAGTGTGGATGGCGATTGCCGGGCTTGCCGACAACGTGCTCAAGCCGATGTTGCTGGGGCGCGGCGTCGCGGTGCCGATGCCGGTGGTGCTGATTGGCGCACTGGGCGGCATGGTCACCAGCGGCATTATCGGTTTGTTTACCGGGCCGGTGATTCTGGCGGTTGGCTATGAATTGTTCATCGGTTGGGTGTATCAACCGGCCGATGTCACCGAGCTTCTGGAGAGCCAGCGCAAAGAACATCTGCCGTGA
- a CDS encoding NAD(P)-binding domain-containing protein, whose protein sequence is MRIGIVGAGFIGRAVAQIALAAGHEVMLSNSRGPQTMSSVLAGITGCQIGTAEQATQFADVVLLAIPYEHIPSLPPAWFEGKTVLDANNYYPDRDGHIAALDTFQTTTSRLLAEHLRGATVVKVFNAILAADLLTDTRPHGSSERRALPVAADDADAKALVVGLLDELGFDAVDAGSLDDSWRFERAKPAYCAPLDKAGLEIALAAAEREVELPLGSWRR, encoded by the coding sequence ATGCGCATTGGAATCGTTGGAGCCGGCTTCATCGGGCGCGCCGTCGCGCAAATCGCCCTCGCCGCCGGGCACGAAGTGATGCTCAGTAACTCCCGCGGCCCGCAGACCATGAGCAGCGTGCTCGCCGGCATCACCGGCTGCCAGATCGGCACGGCCGAACAGGCCACGCAGTTTGCCGACGTGGTGTTGCTGGCCATCCCCTACGAACACATCCCGAGCCTGCCGCCGGCGTGGTTCGAGGGCAAAACCGTGCTCGATGCCAACAACTATTACCCCGATCGCGATGGCCACATCGCCGCACTCGACACCTTCCAGACCACCACCAGCCGTTTGCTTGCCGAGCATTTGCGCGGCGCCACGGTGGTCAAGGTATTCAATGCCATCCTCGCCGCAGACCTGCTCACCGATACCCGGCCGCACGGCTCCAGCGAGCGGCGCGCCCTGCCCGTCGCCGCAGATGACGCTGACGCCAAGGCGTTGGTCGTGGGTTTGCTGGACGAACTTGGCTTCGATGCGGTCGACGCCGGAAGCCTCGATGACAGTTGGCGATTCGAGCGGGCGAAACCGGCTTACTGCGCGCCGCTGGACAAGGCCGGGCTGGAGATCGCCTTGGCTGCTGCCGAGCGCGAGGTCGAATTACCCTTGGGCAGCTGGCGGCGCTGA
- a CDS encoding DUF2092 domain-containing protein has product MKAPASIVCLMFTLVLAPGARAEDPPAAPTAEATDAAPLINPQVVDKLIDMGNYLRSLPKFQVDAQVSRDTVLESGQKIKTESANTLKVLGHDRLYAKSEGDVRTREFFYNGKKLTQYSPYLKYYTTVDAPATIAETLHKVENFYGVQVPMEDLFLFGSDQAQIDALKAALYVGPSVIKGQLCDHLAFRQEGIDWQLWLTRSDKPLPCKLVITTTDEKSFPEYSAVYQWNLKPTIPDTQFTFKPGKGDVAIAFKKASDQGGQ; this is encoded by the coding sequence ATGAAAGCCCCAGCCAGTATTGTCTGCCTGATGTTCACACTGGTTCTCGCGCCGGGAGCCCGCGCCGAAGACCCGCCGGCTGCGCCCACTGCCGAGGCCACGGACGCCGCGCCGTTGATCAACCCGCAAGTGGTCGACAAGCTCATCGACATGGGCAATTACCTGCGCAGCCTGCCGAAATTCCAGGTCGATGCCCAAGTCTCGCGCGACACGGTTCTGGAGTCCGGGCAGAAGATCAAGACCGAGTCCGCCAATACCCTGAAAGTGCTCGGCCACGATCGCCTGTATGCGAAAAGCGAAGGCGATGTGCGCACCCGCGAGTTCTTCTACAACGGCAAAAAACTCACCCAGTATTCGCCGTACCTGAAGTACTACACCACCGTCGACGCCCCGGCCACCATCGCGGAAACCCTGCACAAGGTCGAGAACTTCTACGGTGTGCAGGTACCGATGGAGGACCTGTTTCTGTTCGGCAGTGATCAGGCGCAGATCGATGCTTTGAAAGCCGCGCTGTATGTCGGGCCGTCGGTCATCAAGGGCCAGCTCTGCGACCATTTGGCGTTTCGCCAGGAAGGCATCGACTGGCAGTTGTGGCTGACCCGTTCCGACAAACCTTTGCCGTGCAAACTGGTGATCACCACCACTGACGAGAAGAGCTTTCCCGAGTACAGCGCGGTGTATCAGTGGAACCTCAAGCCGACCATCCCGGACACGCAGTTCACCTTCAAACCGGGCAAGGGCGATGTGGCGATTGCGTTTAAAAAAGCCAGCGATCAGGGAGGGCAGTGA
- a CDS encoding amidase, producing the protein MIEVTEVSIAQLRAALESGQTTAVELVQAYLARIDAYDGADTPTALNAVVVRNPEALNEARASDARRAQGETLGPLDGIPYTAKDSYLVKGLTAASGSPAFADLVAYRDAFTIERLRAAGAICLGKTNMPPMANGGMQRGVYGRAESPYNADYLTAPFASGSSNGAGTATAASFAAFGLAEETWSSGRGPASNNGLCAYTPSRGVISVRGNWPLTPTMDVVVPYARTMADLLEVLDIVVAEDPDTRGDLWRLQPWVPIPSVNEVRPVVYADLAADAKALAGKRFAVPRMFINADPEAGTSEAPGIGGPTGQRINTRASVIDLWKQARQALEAAGAEVVETDFPLVSNCEGDRPGAPTVFTRGLVSKEFLHHELWDLTAWAFDDFLQANGDPKLNRLVDVDGPKIFPHEPGTLPNREGDLVAGMDEYVRMAERGITPWNEISTVPDGLRGLEQTRRIDLEEWMDKLGLDAVLFPTVADVGPADADVNPESADIAWSNGIWVANGNLAIRHLGVPTVTVPMGVMADIGMPVGLTFAGRAYDDSNLLRLAAAFESTGSKRQIPPRTPPLS; encoded by the coding sequence ATGATCGAAGTCACCGAAGTTTCCATTGCCCAACTGCGCGCCGCGCTCGAGTCCGGCCAGACCACCGCGGTCGAACTGGTGCAGGCATATCTCGCACGCATCGATGCCTACGATGGCGCCGACACCCCAACGGCGCTGAATGCCGTGGTCGTGCGCAACCCTGAAGCGTTGAACGAAGCCCGCGCATCGGATGCCCGCCGCGCCCAAGGCGAAACCCTCGGCCCGCTCGATGGCATTCCCTACACCGCCAAAGACAGCTATCTGGTCAAGGGCCTCACCGCCGCGTCCGGCAGCCCGGCCTTCGCCGATCTGGTTGCCTATCGCGATGCCTTCACCATCGAACGCCTGCGCGCGGCCGGGGCAATTTGCCTGGGCAAGACCAACATGCCGCCGATGGCCAATGGCGGCATGCAGCGCGGCGTCTACGGTCGCGCTGAAAGCCCTTACAACGCCGATTACCTGACTGCGCCGTTTGCCTCCGGTTCGTCGAACGGTGCTGGCACCGCCACGGCAGCGAGTTTCGCTGCGTTCGGTCTGGCCGAAGAAACCTGGTCGAGCGGGCGTGGCCCGGCGTCGAACAATGGTTTGTGCGCCTACACGCCGTCGCGCGGGGTGATCTCGGTGCGCGGCAACTGGCCGTTGACGCCGACCATGGACGTCGTCGTGCCTTACGCACGGACCATGGCTGACTTGCTCGAAGTCCTCGACATCGTCGTTGCCGAAGACCCGGACACCCGTGGCGACCTCTGGCGCCTGCAACCGTGGGTGCCGATTCCGAGCGTCAATGAAGTGCGCCCCGTCGTTTACGCCGATCTGGCCGCCGACGCCAAAGCACTGGCCGGCAAGCGATTCGCCGTACCACGCATGTTCATCAACGCCGACCCTGAAGCCGGCACCAGCGAAGCACCGGGCATCGGTGGCCCGACCGGCCAGCGCATCAATACCCGCGCTTCGGTAATCGACTTGTGGAAGCAGGCGCGCCAGGCCCTCGAAGCGGCCGGTGCCGAAGTCGTCGAAACCGATTTCCCGCTGGTCTCCAACTGCGAAGGCGATCGTCCCGGTGCGCCAACCGTATTCACCCGTGGTCTGGTCTCGAAAGAGTTCCTTCACCATGAGCTGTGGGACCTGACCGCATGGGCGTTCGACGACTTCCTGCAAGCCAACGGCGACCCGAAACTCAATCGTTTGGTCGACGTCGACGGGCCGAAAATCTTCCCGCACGAACCGGGCACGCTGCCTAACCGTGAAGGTGATCTGGTGGCGGGCATGGACGAATACGTGCGCATGGCCGAGCGCGGCATCACGCCGTGGAATGAAATCTCTACCGTACCCGACGGCCTGCGCGGTCTCGAGCAGACTCGACGTATCGATCTTGAGGAGTGGATGGATAAGCTGGGCCTCGACGCCGTGCTGTTCCCGACCGTCGCCGATGTCGGCCCGGCGGACGCCGATGTCAATCCTGAGTCAGCCGACATCGCTTGGAGCAACGGCATCTGGGTGGCCAACGGCAACCTCGCGATCCGCCACCTCGGCGTGCCGACCGTCACCGTGCCGATGGGCGTGATGGCCGACATCGGCATGCCGGTCGGCCTGACCTTCGCCGGCCGCGCCTACGACGACTCGAACCTGCTGCGCCTGGCCGCCGCATTTGAATCGACCGGCAGCAAACGCCAGATCCCGCCGCGTACGCCGCCACTGTCGTAA
- a CDS encoding aspartate aminotransferase family protein has product MSAEFDSTRSTRDYQASDAAHHIHAFVDQKALNEEGPRVMVSGDRLALWDNDGNRYLDGMSGLWCTNLGYGRKDLAAAATAQLEQLPYYNMFFHTTHPAVIELSELLFSLLPKHYSHAIYTNSGSEANEVLIRTVRKFWQVMGKPEKKIMIGRWNGYHGSTLAATALGGMKFMHEMGGTIPDVAHIDEPYWFAHEGNLSPEEFGLRAARQLEDKILELGADKVAAFVAEPFQGAGGMIIPPATYWPEIQRICRKYDVLLCADEVIGGFGRTGEWFAHQTFGFEPDTLSIAKGLTSGYIPMGGLILSRRMAEALVEKGGVFAHGLTYSGHPVAAAVAIANLKALRDEGVVAQVKSDTGPYLQNCLREVFGNHPLVGEIQGVGLVAALQFAEDKASRKRFANENDIAWRCRTIGFEEGLIIRSTLGRMIMAPALVATRAELDELIDKTRIAVDRTAREYGVL; this is encoded by the coding sequence ATGTCCGCCGAATTCGATTCGACCCGCAGTACCCGCGATTACCAAGCCTCTGACGCTGCTCACCACATCCACGCGTTCGTCGATCAGAAGGCCCTCAACGAGGAAGGTCCGCGAGTGATGGTCAGCGGTGATCGGCTGGCGTTGTGGGACAACGACGGCAATCGCTATCTGGATGGCATGTCGGGTCTGTGGTGCACCAACCTCGGTTACGGGCGCAAGGATCTCGCGGCCGCCGCGACCGCACAGCTGGAACAACTGCCCTACTACAACATGTTCTTCCACACCACTCACCCGGCGGTGATCGAGCTGTCCGAGCTGCTCTTCAGCCTGCTGCCCAAGCACTACAGCCATGCGATCTATACCAACTCCGGCTCCGAAGCCAACGAAGTGCTGATCCGCACCGTGCGCAAGTTCTGGCAAGTGATGGGCAAACCCGAGAAGAAAATCATGATCGGCCGCTGGAACGGCTACCACGGCTCGACCCTCGCCGCGACGGCGCTGGGCGGGATGAAGTTCATGCACGAGATGGGCGGCACCATTCCCGATGTGGCGCACATCGATGAGCCGTACTGGTTCGCCCACGAAGGCAACCTCAGCCCGGAAGAATTCGGCTTGCGCGCGGCGCGACAACTGGAAGACAAGATTCTCGAACTGGGCGCCGACAAGGTTGCCGCATTTGTCGCCGAACCGTTTCAGGGTGCGGGCGGCATGATCATTCCGCCGGCGACGTACTGGCCGGAAATTCAGCGTATCTGCCGTAAGTACGATGTGTTGCTGTGTGCTGACGAAGTGATTGGCGGGTTTGGTCGCACCGGTGAATGGTTTGCGCATCAGACGTTCGGGTTTGAGCCGGACACGTTGTCGATCGCCAAAGGCCTGACCTCCGGTTACATCCCCATGGGTGGCTTGATTCTGTCGCGGCGCATGGCCGAGGCGCTGGTGGAAAAAGGCGGCGTGTTTGCCCACGGCCTGACCTATTCCGGCCACCCGGTGGCGGCCGCTGTGGCGATTGCCAACCTCAAGGCCTTGCGCGATGAAGGCGTGGTCGCGCAGGTGAAATCCGATACCGGACCGTATCTGCAGAATTGCTTGCGCGAGGTGTTTGGCAATCACCCGTTGGTGGGTGAGATTCAGGGCGTTGGTCTGGTGGCGGCGTTGCAGTTTGCTGAAGACAAGGCCAGCCGCAAGCGCTTTGCCAATGAAAACGACATTGCCTGGCGTTGCCGCACGATTGGCTTTGAGGAAGGGCTGATCATTCGCTCGACATTGGGGCGGATGATCATGGCGCCGGCGCTGGTGGCCACGCGTGCGGAGCTGGATGAGCTGATCGACAAGACGCGGATTGCGGTGGATCGGACGGCGCGGGAGTACGGCGTTTTGTGA
- a CDS encoding LysR family transcriptional regulator translates to MDRLTSMAAFVMAAEAGSYAGAAQRLDMSAQMVAKHVAALEQRLGARLLNRTTRRQSLTELGQAYYERCKHIVTEAEAADSLAQIMNDTPRGKLRISAPVSFGSYSLMPFVTAFLRDYPEVEIDLHLTDRAVDLVEEGFEVAFRIGPLATASLTARPLAAYRLIVCAAPRYLAEHGTPQVPADLQQHECLGYAYWSRPADHEWSFFNGEQVERVPVRSRLHVNESKALLSAAIDGFGIVLGPADFLEPALRRGELVRLLEGFQAPSRPMHLLYTAHRQKTAKVRQFIDAAVRRFA, encoded by the coding sequence ATGGATCGGCTGACCAGCATGGCGGCTTTCGTGATGGCGGCCGAAGCGGGCTCGTATGCCGGCGCCGCGCAACGCCTCGACATGTCGGCGCAAATGGTCGCCAAACACGTGGCCGCCCTTGAGCAACGGCTCGGTGCACGGTTGCTCAATCGCACCACGCGCCGGCAAAGCCTGACCGAGCTGGGCCAGGCCTATTACGAGCGCTGCAAGCACATCGTCACTGAGGCAGAAGCCGCTGATTCGCTGGCGCAGATCATGAACGACACGCCGCGCGGCAAGCTCAGGATCAGCGCGCCGGTTAGCTTTGGCTCTTACAGTCTGATGCCGTTCGTGACTGCGTTTTTGCGTGACTACCCCGAAGTGGAAATCGACCTGCACCTGACCGACCGTGCGGTCGATCTGGTGGAGGAGGGGTTTGAGGTGGCTTTCCGGATCGGCCCGTTGGCCACGGCCAGTCTGACCGCGAGGCCCTTGGCCGCGTACCGCTTGATCGTTTGTGCGGCGCCACGTTATCTGGCCGAACACGGCACGCCGCAAGTGCCCGCCGATCTGCAACAGCATGAGTGCTTGGGGTATGCCTACTGGTCACGGCCCGCCGATCACGAGTGGTCGTTTTTTAACGGCGAGCAGGTCGAACGCGTGCCGGTGCGCAGTCGCTTGCACGTCAACGAAAGCAAGGCGTTGTTGTCAGCGGCGATTGATGGGTTCGGGATTGTGCTGGGGCCTGCCGATTTTCTTGAGCCGGCATTGCGCAGAGGGGAATTGGTCAGGTTGTTGGAGGGGTTTCAGGCACCGAGCAGGCCGATGCACCTGCTGTACACGGCCCATCGGCAGAAGACCGCGAAAGTTCGCCAGTTCATCGATGCCGCGGTCAGGCGCTTTGCCTGA
- a CDS encoding response regulator transcription factor, whose product MSRLLFVDDDVEILALLKKFFVQHAYEVDVAPHGEAMWAAIAQNRPDTIILDLMMPGESGLSLCQKVRAQLGIPIIMLTAMAELSDRIVGLELGADDYLTKPFAPQELLARVRALQRRAGEQRQTVEPSRPVIGFAGWHLDITCRELRSPENVMIPLSGGEFDLLVVFLDHPQRILTREQLIDLTHGHGHDAFDRSIDVQVSRLRRKIEPDSKRPDLIRTVRNGGYLFTAKVTRS is encoded by the coding sequence GTGAGCAGACTGCTGTTCGTCGACGACGACGTGGAAATCCTCGCGCTGCTGAAGAAGTTCTTCGTGCAGCACGCCTATGAAGTCGACGTGGCGCCGCATGGCGAAGCCATGTGGGCGGCAATCGCGCAGAACCGTCCGGACACGATCATTCTTGATCTGATGATGCCCGGCGAAAGCGGCCTGAGCCTGTGTCAGAAGGTGCGCGCGCAGCTGGGCATTCCGATCATCATGCTCACCGCCATGGCCGAGTTGAGCGATCGCATTGTCGGGCTGGAACTGGGTGCCGACGATTACCTGACCAAACCGTTCGCCCCGCAGGAATTGCTCGCCCGGGTGCGCGCCTTGCAGCGTCGCGCCGGCGAACAGCGCCAAACAGTTGAGCCTTCACGCCCGGTGATCGGCTTCGCCGGTTGGCATCTGGACATCACCTGCCGCGAATTGCGCTCGCCGGAAAACGTGATGATTCCGCTGTCCGGCGGCGAGTTCGATTTGCTCGTGGTGTTTCTCGATCACCCGCAGCGCATCCTCACTCGCGAGCAATTGATCGATCTGACCCACGGCCACGGGCATGACGCTTTCGATCGCAGCATCGATGTGCAAGTCAGTCGTCTGCGGCGCAAGATCGAACCCGACAGCAAGCGCCCGGACTTGATTCGTACGGTGCGCAACGGCGGCTATCTGTTCACCGCCAAGGTCACTCGCTCGTGA
- a CDS encoding amino acid transporter, with product MTTAHPVVPDQEQWQAWTPDELARRLRSVDRPWCVVGGWALDLWLGRQTRAHSDLEFTVLRADFACFRQALGDLDFYAVKDGTFQFLSATCLPAEDVFQIWAYDRTAPAWRVDVMIEPGTPQTWAYKRDPSITGPRAEMVLQSTGGIPYLRPAAVLLFKAKHTRPKDRIDFTTVWPDLSAPERAWLIRHLTLLHPEHDWLSSVLALSAPPAAQG from the coding sequence ATGACAACAGCCCATCCGGTGGTGCCGGACCAAGAGCAATGGCAAGCCTGGACACCCGATGAGTTGGCGCGGCGACTGCGTTCGGTAGACCGCCCATGGTGTGTGGTCGGTGGCTGGGCGCTGGACCTTTGGCTCGGTCGGCAAACCCGCGCGCACAGTGACCTGGAATTCACGGTGCTTCGGGCCGATTTCGCCTGTTTTCGCCAGGCACTCGGTGATCTCGATTTCTATGCAGTAAAGGACGGTACGTTCCAGTTTCTGTCAGCGACTTGCCTGCCCGCCGAAGACGTTTTTCAGATATGGGCTTACGACCGCACCGCACCGGCCTGGCGCGTGGACGTGATGATCGAGCCGGGCACCCCGCAAACCTGGGCCTATAAACGCGATCCGTCGATTACCGGTCCACGCGCGGAAATGGTTCTGCAAAGCACGGGCGGCATCCCGTATCTGCGACCTGCCGCCGTTCTCTTGTTCAAAGCCAAGCACACGCGCCCCAAAGACCGCATCGACTTCACGACGGTCTGGCCTGATTTGTCTGCGCCGGAGCGCGCGTGGCTAATTCGGCATCTGACGCTGTTGCACCCAGAGCACGACTGGCTCAGCAGCGTTCTGGCGTTATCAGCGCCGCCAGCTGCCCAAGGGTAA
- the proP gene encoding glycine betaine/L-proline transporter ProP: MKSRKKTVKPIGLKDITIVDDAKMRKAITAAALGNAMEWFDFGVYGFVAYVLGKVFFPGADPGTQMIAALATFSVPFLIRPLGGLFFGALGDKYGRQKVLAATIVIMSLSTFAIGLIPSYASIGIWAPILLLLAKMAQGFSVGGEYTGASIFVAEYAPDRKRGFLGSWLDFGSIAGFVLGAGVVVLISTTLGEAKFEEWGWRLPFFLALPLGMIGLYLRHALEETPAFQQHVEKLEQGDREGLAGGPKVSFKEVATKHWRSLMTCIGVVAVTNVTYYMLLTYMPSYLSHNLHYSENRGVLIIIAIMVGMLFVQPAIGFISDKIGRKPFIVVGSIGLFILAIPAFMLINSGKIGLIFAGLLMLAVLLNFFIGVMASTLPAMFPTHIRYSALAAAFNVSVLIAGLTPTVVAWLVESTNNLYMPAYYLMVIAVIGLATGVTMKETANKPLRGAAPAASDLEEAKELLQEHHDNIEQKIEDIDAEIAALEAKRKELVQQHPRIN; this comes from the coding sequence ATGAAATCACGCAAGAAAACCGTCAAGCCGATTGGCCTGAAAGACATCACCATTGTCGACGACGCCAAGATGCGCAAGGCGATCACCGCCGCCGCACTGGGCAATGCCATGGAATGGTTCGATTTTGGTGTCTACGGCTTTGTCGCCTATGTGCTCGGCAAAGTGTTCTTCCCCGGCGCCGACCCGGGCACGCAGATGATTGCCGCGCTCGCGACGTTCTCGGTGCCCTTCCTGATCCGGCCGCTGGGCGGCTTGTTCTTCGGCGCATTGGGCGACAAGTACGGACGACAGAAAGTCCTCGCCGCGACCATCGTGATCATGTCGCTGAGCACCTTCGCCATTGGCCTGATTCCGTCCTATGCCTCGATCGGCATCTGGGCGCCGATCCTGCTGCTGTTGGCAAAAATGGCCCAGGGTTTCTCGGTCGGTGGCGAATACACCGGTGCGTCGATCTTCGTCGCTGAATATGCGCCAGACCGCAAACGCGGCTTCCTCGGCAGTTGGCTGGATTTCGGCTCGATTGCCGGTTTCGTCCTCGGTGCCGGTGTGGTGGTGTTGATCTCGACGACGCTGGGCGAGGCGAAGTTCGAGGAATGGGGCTGGCGTCTGCCGTTCTTCCTCGCCTTGCCACTGGGCATGATCGGCCTTTATCTGCGTCACGCCCTGGAAGAAACCCCGGCGTTCCAGCAGCACGTTGAAAAGCTTGAGCAAGGCGATCGCGAAGGCCTCGCCGGTGGCCCGAAAGTCTCGTTCAAGGAGGTCGCGACCAAACACTGGCGCAGCCTGATGACCTGCATCGGCGTGGTCGCGGTAACCAACGTCACGTATTACATGCTGCTCACCTACATGCCGAGCTACCTGTCGCACAACCTGCATTACAGCGAAAACCGTGGCGTGCTGATCATCATCGCGATCATGGTCGGCATGCTCTTCGTGCAGCCGGCAATCGGTTTCATCAGCGACAAGATCGGCCGCAAGCCTTTCATCGTGGTTGGCAGCATCGGTTTGTTCATTCTGGCGATCCCGGCCTTCATGTTGATCAACAGCGGCAAGATCGGTTTGATCTTCGCCGGCCTGCTGATGCTGGCCGTGTTGCTGAACTTCTTTATCGGCGTCATGGCCTCGACGCTGCCGGCGATGTTCCCCACGCACATTCGCTACAGCGCGCTGGCGGCGGCTTTCAACGTCTCGGTATTGATTGCCGGCCTGACCCCGACCGTGGTCGCCTGGCTGGTCGAGAGCACCAATAATCTGTACATGCCGGCGTATTACCTGATGGTTATCGCCGTGATCGGTCTGGCCACCGGCGTGACCATGAAGGAAACCGCCAACAAGCCGTTGCGTGGTGCAGCCCCGGCGGCCTCCGACCTTGAGGAAGCCAAGGAACTGCTGCAAGAACACCACGACAACATCGAGCAGAAAATCGAAGACATCGACGCTGAAATCGCTGCGCTGGAAGCCAAGCGCAAGGAACTGGTGCAGCAGCATCCGCGAATTAACTGA